In a single window of the Miscanthus floridulus cultivar M001 unplaced genomic scaffold, ASM1932011v1 fs_546_1_2, whole genome shotgun sequence genome:
- the LOC136532175 gene encoding uncharacterized protein, whose product MASLVSKPRHSIQMYWARRSYQRLGSPLRRLKVARLGGGRSAGSSAAASSSWKGIRLARRAVALLAAPALLLARLRDAYVDAMVALGGSGMRPCAALARSRSGAEAGLWDKRVPRARRGSGGGSGSKRGGGDFERRMMAHIYSMVVTPELPCADRT is encoded by the coding sequence ATGGCCAGCCTCGTGTCGAAGCCGCGCCACAGCATCCAGATGTACTGGGCGCGAAGGAGCTACCAGCGCCTGGGCTCGCCGTTGCGACGCCTCAAGGTGGCCCGCCTGGGCGGCGGCAGGTCGGCGGGCTCCTCTGCCGCCGCGTCGTCGTCGTGGAAGGGCATCCGGTTGGCGCGCCGCGCCGTGGCGCTGCTGGCGGCGCCGGCGCTCCTGCTCGCGAGGCTCCGCGACGCGTACGTCGACGCGATGGTGGCGCTGGGCGGGTCCGGCATGCGGCCCTGCGCCGCGCTGGCCAGGTCCCGCAGCGGTGCCGAGGCCGGGCTGTGGGACAAGCGGGTGCCGCGGGCGCGCCGGGGGAGCGGAGGCGGGAGCGGGAGcaagcgcggcggcggcgacttCGAGCGCCGGATGATGGCGCACATATACAGCATGGTCGTCACGCCGGAGCTCCCATGCGCCGACAGGACCTGA
- the LOC136532181 gene encoding uncharacterized protein, whose product MAASSTAAIIVSCSFPAPPKQGAAAGVSVSSSHALRRACVAAAACTVIGMASGGGDMALALARGGGAVASRADAVPVDVALGAAAAVERPQAVPAVARQLAGEHRAGEPAPPVRAGLGGAAFFPGQLPGTGCFPL is encoded by the coding sequence ATGGCGgcttcctccaccgccgccatcatCGTCAGCTGCTCTTTCCCCGCTCCGCCCAAACAAGGCGCTGCTGCAGGCGTGTCGGTGTCGTCGTCGCACGCGCTGCGCCGGGCGTGCGTGGCAGCCGCGGCGTGCACCGTGATCGGgatggcgagcggcggcggcgacatGGCCCTGGCGCTGGCACGGGGCGGCGGCGCGGTCGCCTCGAGGGCCGACGCCGTGCCCGTGGACGTGGCCctaggcgccgccgccgcggtggaGCGACCGCAGGCAGTGCCCGCCGTGGCGCGCCAACTCGCTGGAGAACATCGTGCCGGAGAACCTGCCCCGCCCGTCCGCGCCGGACTTGGCGGCGCCGCCTTCTTTCCTGGGCAGCTTCCCGGCACGGGCTGCTTCCCTCTCTGA
- the LOC136532182 gene encoding protein CHLOROPLAST VESICULATION-like produces MAVSSISCSLRPPAPVREASARLTTQPSPPKTTTSTTPWADGLRRACVAATAAACVVIGAAGGGDVAASTTPRDAAVVVAPRWSDRRECPPWRANSLENIVPENLPRPSARRRFNSVKRAPRKAPALGPQAVAPFLALPYGVDDCFTL; encoded by the exons ATGGCGGTCTCCTCCATCAGCTGCTCCCTCAGACCTCCGGCTCCCGTCAGAGAAGCCTCCGCTCGCCTGACGACGCAGCCGTCGCCGCCAAAGACGACGACGTCGACGACGCCGTG GGCGGACGGGTTACGGCGGGCGTGCGTGGCGGCGACCGCGGCGGCGTGCGTCGTGAtcggggcggcgggcggcggcgacgTGGCCGCGTCGACGACGCCACGCGACGCCGCCGTGGTGGTGGCCCCGCGGTGGAGCGACCGCAGGGAGTGCCCGCCGTGGCGCGCCAACTCGCTGGAGAACATCGTGCCGGAGAACCTGCCCCGCCCGTCGGCGCGCCGGAGGTTCAACAGCGTCAAGCGGGCGCCGCGGAAGGCCCCCGCGCTCGGGCCTCAAGCGGTGGCGCCATTCCTGGCGCTGCCATACGGCGTGGACGACTGCTTCACCCTCTAG